The sequence GAAGGCGCTGAGCACGGCATGGGCGACGGGGTGCGCAGGCACGCGCAGGCCGACGGTGTCCTGACCGCCGGTGACGGCGTCGGGCACGTCAGGCTGGCGCTTGAGAATGAGGGTGAGCGGACCGGGCCAGAAGGCGGCAGCGAGCCGGCGGGCAGCCTCGGGAATCTCGCGCGCCCAGTCGTCGAGCTGGTCGGCCGAGGCCAGATGGACGATCAGCGGGTGATCGGCCGGCCGGCCCTTGGCGGCGAAGATACGCGCCACCGCTTGTGTATTGCGGGCGTCGGCGGCCAGACCATAGACGGTTTCGGTGGGCAGGCCGACCAGTTGCCCGGCGCGCAGGGCGTCGACCGCCTCGCGCAGATCACGGTCGAGCTCAGTCATCACCAATGCCGATGGCCGAACGCGCTGCCATGGCCGCCTCCAGCGCCGCCGCCACATCGGTGTCGACGACGGTGAAATGCCCCATCTTGCGACCGGCGCGGGCGTGGTGCTTGCCGTACAGGTGCAGGCGCAGGTTGGGTACGGCGTGCAGCACCGACCAGTCGGGCTCGTGCGAGCGTTCGTCCCCGGCGCGGTACCACAGGTCGCCGAGCAGGTTGACCATCACCGCGGCGCTGTGGGCGCGTGGCTCGCCCAGCGGCAGGCCGCACAGGGCGCGCACCTGCTGCATGTACTGGTCGGTCACGTTGGCGTCGATGGTGGCATGGCCGCTGTTGTGCGGACGCGGGGCCATTTCGTTGACATACAGGCGACCGCCGCTGATGAAGAATTCCACCGCCAGCGTGCCGACATAGCCCAGGCGAGTGGCGATGTGTTCGGCCACCTCCCGCGCCTGGCGGGCGATGGCGTCGGCGACCCGCGCCGGGGTGATCGACACGTCGAGAATGCCGTGGCGATGCTGGTTTTCGGCCACCGGGAAGACCTTGAGCGCACCGCAGGCTTCGCGGGCGAGCACCACCGACACTTCGCAATCGAGCGCGAGGCGCTTTTCGAGCACACAGGCTTCGCCGCCGAATTCGTTGAAGGCATGCAGCGCCTGGCCGGCGTCGTGCACCGTGGCCTGGCCCTTGCCGTCGTAGCCGAAGCGCGCCACCTTGAGGATGGCGGGGAACAGCTCGGCCGGCAGGTCGGCCAGGTCATCCGCACTGCGTACGGCGCGGAACGGGCCATGCGGCAGGCCGTTGTCGGCGAGGAAGGTCTTTTCGGCAATGCGGTTCTGGCATACCGACACGGCCGCCGCGCCCGGGCGCACCGGGATGAACTTGGCCAGATACTCCAGCGTGCCGGCAGGGACGTTTTCGAACTCGGTGGTGACGGCGGCGCAGGTTTCGGCCATCAGGTCGAGCGC comes from Denitromonas sp. and encodes:
- a CDS encoding 5-(carboxyamino)imidazole ribonucleotide synthase, with the translated sequence MQTIDPILPPATLGMLGGGQLGRFFVHAAHEMGYQVWVLDPDANSPAGKVADRHLLAEYEDFAALDLMAETCAAVTTEFENVPAGTLEYLAKFIPVRPGAAAVSVCQNRIAEKTFLADNGLPHGPFRAVRSADDLADLPAELFPAILKVARFGYDGKGQATVHDAGQALHAFNEFGGEACVLEKRLALDCEVSVVLAREACGALKVFPVAENQHRHGILDVSITPARVADAIARQAREVAEHIATRLGYVGTLAVEFFISGGRLYVNEMAPRPHNSGHATIDANVTDQYMQQVRALCGLPLGEPRAHSAAVMVNLLGDLWYRAGDERSHEPDWSVLHAVPNLRLHLYGKHHARAGRKMGHFTVVDTDVAAALEAAMAARSAIGIGDD